The following proteins come from a genomic window of Shewanella halifaxensis HAW-EB4:
- the gcvP gene encoding aminomethyl-transferring glycine dehydrogenase: MTTETLTQLEQHELFIRRHIGPESTQQQEMLNFVGAESLEDLTQQIVPGSIRLNRDLAVGSSCSEAEGMAYIREVADKNKVFKSYIGMGYYGTEVPSVIQRNVFENPGWYTAYTPYQPEIAQGRLEAILNFQQVSMDLTGLDLASASLLDEATAAAEAMALAKRVSKAKKANIFFIADDVFPQTIDVVKTRAECFGFDIVVGPASDAVNYELFGALFQYTNRFGEISDHTALFAELKAKKAVVTVAADMMSLVLLKSPGSMGADVVFGSAQRFGVPMGFGGPHAAFFVTRDEYKRSLPGRIIGVSQDTRGNRALRMAMQTREQHIRREKANSNICTAQVLLANMASFYAVYHGPQGLKVIAERIHRLTDILAAGLTAKGLELVNSTWFDTITVKGGDVAAINARALAAQINLRIDSANDNAGSFGISLDETTTRTDVSELFDVILGSEHGLDVAALDEQIIKADSASIPSELVRTDAILTHPTFNRYHSETEMMRYIKRLENKDLALNHSMISLGSCTMKLNAATEMMPVSWAEFGNMHPFCPLDQAEGYTQLIEELSAWLVDITGYDAMCMQANSGASGEYAGLLAIRNYHISRGEGHRNVCLIPQSAHGTNPASAQLAGMKIVVTACDKAGNVDMEDLKTKAAEVADNLSCIMITYPSTHGVYEETVSEICDIIHQHGGQVYLDGANMNAQVGLTTPGSIGADVSHLNLHKTFAIPHGGGGPGMGPIGVKAHLAPFVAGHSVVKPGRESDNNGAVSAAPYGSASILPITWMYIKLLGYQGLRQSTQVALLNANYVMKKLSAHYPVLYTGRNDRVAHECIIDLRPLKEASGVTEMDIAKRLNDYGFHAPTMSFPVAGTLMIEPTESESKVELDRFIEAMVSIRAEIAKVESGEWPVDNNPLHNAPHTLADIMDPAFDERPYTRQEAVFPTAAVKANKFWPTVNRIDDVYGDRNLMCSCAPVSDYE; the protein is encoded by the coding sequence ATGACCACAGAAACCCTTACACAGTTAGAGCAGCACGAATTATTTATTCGTCGTCACATCGGTCCAGAAAGCACTCAACAGCAAGAGATGCTGAACTTTGTTGGCGCAGAGTCGTTAGAAGACCTTACTCAGCAGATCGTGCCAGGATCTATTCGCCTTAACCGTGACTTAGCCGTTGGTAGCAGCTGCAGTGAAGCCGAAGGTATGGCCTATATCCGTGAAGTTGCGGACAAGAACAAGGTGTTTAAGAGTTATATCGGCATGGGCTACTACGGCACCGAAGTCCCGAGTGTTATCCAGCGTAATGTATTTGAAAACCCAGGTTGGTACACGGCGTACACGCCATACCAGCCTGAGATTGCTCAGGGCCGCCTAGAAGCGATTTTGAACTTCCAGCAAGTATCTATGGATTTGACTGGTCTAGATCTCGCCTCAGCATCACTGCTCGATGAAGCCACTGCAGCCGCCGAAGCGATGGCACTGGCTAAGCGTGTCTCTAAGGCGAAAAAAGCCAATATCTTCTTTATCGCCGATGACGTATTCCCACAGACTATCGACGTGGTTAAGACCCGCGCCGAATGTTTTGGCTTTGACATTGTTGTCGGCCCAGCATCTGATGCCGTTAACTACGAGCTATTTGGTGCCCTGTTCCAGTACACCAACCGTTTTGGTGAGATCAGCGACCACACAGCGCTCTTTGCCGAGCTAAAAGCCAAGAAAGCCGTGGTTACTGTCGCAGCCGATATGATGTCACTCGTGCTGCTTAAGTCGCCAGGCTCAATGGGCGCAGACGTGGTCTTTGGTAGCGCGCAGCGTTTCGGCGTACCAATGGGCTTTGGTGGTCCACATGCCGCATTCTTTGTGACGCGTGACGAGTACAAGCGTTCGCTACCTGGGCGTATTATCGGTGTATCACAAGATACTCGCGGTAACCGCGCACTGCGTATGGCGATGCAGACTCGTGAGCAGCATATCCGCCGCGAAAAAGCTAACTCTAACATCTGTACTGCACAGGTATTACTTGCCAACATGGCATCGTTCTACGCGGTATACCATGGTCCACAAGGCCTTAAAGTGATTGCCGAGCGCATTCACCGTCTAACCGACATTCTAGCGGCAGGCTTAACGGCTAAAGGGCTTGAGCTGGTAAACAGCACTTGGTTTGACACTATTACCGTTAAAGGTGGCGATGTTGCCGCGATTAATGCTCGCGCATTAGCAGCGCAAATCAACCTGCGTATCGATAGCGCTAATGATAACGCTGGTAGCTTTGGGATCAGTCTTGACGAAACCACCACTCGCACTGATGTGTCCGAGCTATTTGACGTTATCCTTGGTTCTGAGCACGGTTTAGATGTTGCAGCGCTTGATGAGCAGATCATCAAAGCAGACAGCGCGTCAATTCCAAGCGAGCTTGTGCGCACCGATGCTATCTTGACTCACCCAACCTTTAACCGCTACCACAGCGAAACTGAGATGATGCGTTACATCAAGCGTCTCGAAAATAAAGACTTGGCACTGAACCACTCTATGATCTCGTTAGGTTCTTGTACCATGAAGCTCAACGCGGCAACAGAGATGATGCCAGTGAGCTGGGCTGAGTTTGGTAACATGCATCCGTTCTGCCCACTGGACCAAGCCGAGGGTTATACCCAGCTAATTGAAGAGCTATCGGCATGGCTGGTGGATATCACAGGCTATGACGCTATGTGCATGCAGGCTAACTCGGGCGCATCGGGTGAATACGCAGGCCTATTGGCTATCCGTAACTACCATATCTCACGCGGCGAAGGCCACCGTAATGTCTGTCTAATTCCGCAATCGGCGCACGGCACCAACCCTGCATCGGCGCAGCTGGCAGGCATGAAGATTGTGGTTACCGCTTGTGACAAAGCCGGTAACGTCGATATGGAAGATCTAAAGACCAAAGCGGCAGAAGTGGCCGACAACCTATCTTGCATCATGATCACTTATCCATCGACTCACGGTGTGTATGAAGAAACGGTCAGCGAGATCTGTGACATCATTCACCAGCACGGCGGTCAGGTCTATCTTGATGGTGCCAACATGAACGCACAGGTTGGTCTAACGACACCGGGTTCAATCGGCGCTGACGTATCGCACCTAAATCTACACAAGACCTTTGCTATTCCACATGGCGGCGGTGGTCCTGGTATGGGCCCAATCGGTGTTAAGGCGCACCTAGCCCCATTTGTGGCGGGTCACTCTGTGGTTAAGCCTGGCCGCGAGTCAGACAATAACGGCGCGGTATCGGCAGCGCCATATGGCAGCGCCAGCATCTTGCCAATCACTTGGATGTACATCAAGTTACTGGGCTACCAAGGTCTACGTCAGTCGACTCAGGTTGCACTGCTTAATGCCAACTACGTGATGAAGAAGCTGTCTGCCCACTACCCAGTGCTGTATACCGGCCGCAACGATCGTGTAGCACACGAGTGCATCATCGACCTACGTCCGCTAAAAGAAGCCTCAGGTGTTACCGAGATGGATATCGCCAAACGCTTAAACGACTACGGCTTCCACGCGCCAACCATGAGCTTCCCTGTTGCGGGCACCTTGATGATTGAGCCAACAGAATCAGAGTCTAAGGTTGAGCTAGACAGATTCATCGAGGCGATGGTGTCTATCCGCGCTGAAATCGCTAAGGTAGAGTCAGGCGAGTGGCCAGTGGATAACAACCCACTGCACAATGCGCCGCATACATTGGCCGATATCATGGATCCAGCGTTCGATGAGCGTCCTTACACGCGTCAGGAAGCCGTGTTCCCGACGGCAGCGGTTAAGGCCAATAAGTTCTGGCCAACGGTTAATCGTATTGATGATGTGTACGGCGATAGAAACCTAATGTGTAGTTGCGCACCTGTCTCTGACTACGAGTAA
- a CDS encoding cell division protein ZapA: MSSKAIEITLMGRTYSIACPQGQEAALRHVANNLEKQLTSLKARTNNISREEIAIMAALNIGYELLEEQQKNQDYIRQMDNKIGLLQSTLEDALVERATKPDEKKL, translated from the coding sequence ATGAGTAGCAAGGCGATTGAAATTACCCTTATGGGTCGTACCTACTCTATTGCTTGTCCACAAGGACAAGAAGCTGCGCTTAGGCATGTAGCTAATAATCTCGAAAAACAATTAACCTCGCTAAAGGCGCGTACCAATAACATTAGCCGTGAAGAAATCGCTATTATGGCGGCATTAAATATCGGTTATGAGCTGTTAGAAGAACAGCAAAAGAATCAAGATTATATCAGGCAAATGGATAATAAAATCGGTTTGCTGCAGTCAACACTTGAAGACGCACTCGTAGAGCGCGCTACAAAACCTGACGAAAAAAAGTTATAA
- a CDS encoding UPF0149 family protein, with protein sequence MASLPTLRMDKLLAALNAAEIGQHPVEVHGALVGLICGGVEQNASGWTQPLLELMNDGQALPSELQALIEELYQDAVTRLSDTDFGFSPMLPEEEETLSKRVEALSLWVQSFLTGIAIIQPKLNQAPLDVREVIQDLSEIAQVEFDVGEDEESEAALIELMEFTRMAALMCYAEFGPAVDDDEPIDVGVLH encoded by the coding sequence ATGGCGAGCCTCCCTACATTGCGCATGGATAAATTACTTGCAGCACTTAATGCTGCTGAAATTGGTCAGCACCCTGTCGAAGTTCATGGTGCTCTTGTCGGGCTAATTTGTGGAGGGGTAGAGCAAAACGCCTCGGGTTGGACCCAACCTTTGCTTGAGTTAATGAACGACGGTCAAGCACTACCTAGTGAGCTACAAGCACTGATTGAAGAGCTATACCAAGATGCGGTCACCCGTCTGTCGGATACTGACTTTGGCTTTAGCCCAATGCTACCCGAAGAGGAAGAGACGCTTTCAAAGCGTGTCGAAGCATTATCACTTTGGGTGCAAAGCTTTCTAACGGGTATTGCGATTATCCAACCTAAACTTAATCAAGCACCACTAGATGTACGTGAAGTCATTCAAGACTTGTCTGAAATCGCCCAAGTCGAGTTTGATGTTGGTGAAGACGAAGAGTCAGAAGCGGCACTCATCGAGTTGATGGAGTTCACTCGTATGGCCGCCTTAATGTGCTACGCCGAGTTTGGTCCCGCGGTTGATGATGACGAGCCCATCGATGTGGGCGTACTTCACTAA
- the gcvT gene encoding glycine cleavage system aminomethyltransferase GcvT, translating into MANKTVLFNKHLESNGKMVDFHGWDMPLNYGSQIEEHHAVRQDAGMFDVSHMTVVDVIGDDACAFLRKLLANDVAKLKVPGKALYGGMLDHNGGVIDDLITYYLSDTEYRIVVNSATREKDLAWINEQVNGFSVEVTERPELAMIAVQGPNAKAKAATVFNAEQNAAIEGMKPFFGVQTGSLFIATTGYTGETGYEVIVPEADAEALWQAFLEAGIKPCGLGARDTLRLEAGMNLYGLDMDESVNPLAANMGWTVAWEPADRDFNGRQALEKIKAEGTDKLVGLIMDAKGVIRHGMSVFFTDSDGVEQQGIITSGTFSPTLGYSIAMARVPRSIGDVAEVEMRKKRVPVKVIAPSFVRNGKQAF; encoded by the coding sequence ATGGCTAACAAAACTGTACTTTTTAACAAGCATCTAGAATCTAACGGCAAGATGGTAGACTTCCACGGTTGGGACATGCCACTTAACTACGGTTCACAAATCGAAGAGCATCACGCGGTGCGCCAAGACGCAGGTATGTTCGACGTTTCTCACATGACTGTAGTTGATGTGATTGGTGATGACGCTTGTGCCTTTTTACGCAAACTGCTAGCCAACGACGTCGCTAAGCTTAAAGTCCCTGGTAAGGCCCTATATGGCGGTATGCTTGACCATAACGGCGGCGTCATCGACGACCTTATCACTTATTACCTATCTGATACCGAGTACCGTATTGTTGTTAACTCAGCAACACGCGAAAAAGACCTCGCTTGGATAAACGAGCAAGTTAACGGTTTCAGCGTTGAAGTGACCGAGCGTCCAGAGCTGGCGATGATCGCCGTTCAAGGTCCAAACGCTAAGGCAAAAGCCGCCACCGTATTTAACGCCGAGCAAAATGCCGCGATTGAAGGCATGAAGCCATTCTTCGGTGTGCAAACTGGCTCGCTGTTTATCGCAACCACAGGTTACACTGGCGAAACGGGCTACGAAGTCATCGTGCCAGAAGCCGATGCCGAAGCACTATGGCAAGCTTTCCTAGAAGCGGGCATTAAGCCATGTGGACTCGGTGCACGTGACACTCTACGTTTAGAGGCGGGCATGAACCTTTACGGCCTAGATATGGACGAAAGTGTTAATCCACTCGCCGCGAACATGGGCTGGACTGTGGCATGGGAGCCAGCGGATCGTGACTTTAACGGTCGCCAAGCGTTAGAGAAGATTAAAGCCGAAGGTACCGACAAGCTAGTGGGCCTCATCATGGACGCTAAAGGCGTTATCCGTCACGGCATGTCAGTGTTCTTTACCGACAGCGATGGTGTTGAGCAGCAAGGTATCATCACCAGTGGTACATTCTCGCCTACACTAGGTTACTCAATTGCCATGGCTCGCGTACCGCGCAGCATTGGTGATGTTGCCGAAGTAGAGATGCGTAAGAAGCGTGTACCCGTTAAGGTTATCGCTCCATCATTTGTGCGCAATGGTAAACAAGCATTCTAA
- a CDS encoding FAD-dependent 2-octaprenylphenol hydroxylase, with amino-acid sequence MLSTQTYDVAIVGGGMVGLATAIGLAMEGIKVVVIDAGQTQAVSGEPRLRVSAINKASQQLITNLGAWPYLAAARVSPYQKMQVWDKDSLGKIDFDAHSLSETHLGSIIENDAIAFALAERASELSELTYIQNQRLERIAFGEREAWLTLDNGDNVSAALVVAADGANSWVREQCKIPMTFWDYNHHAIVATIRTELPHGNTARQVFDNEGPLAFLPLYEKNLCSIVWSVSPDKAKELLALDKVSFERALTTTFDGRLGMCSLESERQSFPLRMRYARHFARPRLLLAGDAAHTIHPLAGQGVNLGFLDAASIVEVVSELKQQGKDIGDYRHLRELERWRKAEALEMITVMEGFKRLFQGGNPLKKAIRDLGLNIVDNFAPLKTLFIQQALGNKSHLPGLCKRSEN; translated from the coding sequence ATGTTAAGCACACAAACTTATGATGTCGCAATCGTTGGTGGAGGCATGGTTGGCCTTGCTACGGCTATTGGTTTAGCGATGGAAGGCATTAAAGTCGTAGTGATCGATGCGGGTCAAACCCAAGCGGTATCGGGCGAACCAAGACTCAGAGTTAGCGCCATCAATAAGGCCAGTCAGCAACTAATAACTAACTTAGGGGCTTGGCCTTACTTGGCTGCAGCCCGAGTGAGTCCTTACCAAAAAATGCAGGTGTGGGACAAAGACAGCCTAGGTAAAATCGATTTCGACGCCCACTCCCTGAGTGAAACTCATCTTGGCTCGATTATCGAAAACGATGCTATCGCTTTCGCATTGGCCGAGCGCGCATCTGAACTGAGCGAGTTGACCTATATCCAAAACCAACGTTTAGAGCGCATCGCTTTCGGTGAGCGTGAGGCTTGGTTAACCTTAGATAACGGCGACAATGTCAGTGCTGCATTGGTGGTTGCCGCCGATGGCGCAAATTCTTGGGTACGTGAACAGTGTAAAATCCCGATGACCTTCTGGGATTATAACCACCACGCGATAGTGGCCACTATTCGCACCGAGTTGCCTCATGGTAACACTGCAAGACAAGTATTCGACAACGAAGGCCCATTGGCCTTTCTGCCTCTATATGAAAAAAATCTCTGCTCAATCGTCTGGTCGGTGTCTCCCGATAAAGCCAAAGAGCTACTCGCATTAGATAAGGTGAGCTTTGAGCGCGCTTTAACCACCACTTTTGATGGTCGTCTTGGTATGTGCAGCCTCGAGAGTGAGCGCCAATCCTTTCCATTACGCATGCGTTATGCGCGTCATTTTGCCAGACCACGTTTGTTGCTCGCAGGCGATGCGGCGCATACCATTCATCCGCTAGCAGGCCAAGGAGTCAACTTAGGCTTCCTCGATGCCGCCAGCATAGTGGAGGTGGTCAGCGAGCTAAAACAGCAGGGCAAAGATATCGGTGATTACCGTCATCTACGGGAGCTAGAGCGCTGGCGTAAAGCCGAGGCGCTAGAGATGATCACCGTGATGGAGGGCTTTAAAAGGTTATTCCAAGGCGGTAATCCGCTTAAGAAAGCCATCCGCGATCTGGGCCTAAATATCGTCGACAATTTTGCGCCATTGAAAACACTGTTTATTCAACAGGCGTTAGGCAACAAGAGTCATCTACCGGGGTTGTGCAAGCGCAGCGAAAACTAA
- the gcvH gene encoding glycine cleavage system protein GcvH — MSNIPAELKYASSHEWVRKEEDGSYTVGISEHAQELLGDMVFVELPEVGDDVNSGEDCAVAESVKAASDIYAPLSGEVIAVNEALEDSPELVNSDAFGDGWFFRVMPTDLAELDNLLDAEGYQAVIDDE, encoded by the coding sequence ATGAGTAATATCCCAGCTGAACTTAAATATGCTTCTTCTCATGAGTGGGTACGTAAAGAAGAAGACGGTAGCTACACAGTCGGTATCAGTGAGCACGCTCAAGAGCTTTTGGGTGACATGGTGTTCGTTGAGCTGCCAGAAGTAGGCGACGACGTTAACTCAGGTGAAGACTGCGCAGTAGCAGAGTCTGTAAAAGCGGCATCAGATATCTACGCACCACTTTCAGGCGAAGTCATTGCCGTTAACGAAGCACTGGAAGATTCTCCTGAGCTAGTCAATAGCGACGCATTCGGTGATGGTTGGTTCTTCCGCGTAATGCCAACAGACCTTGCAGAGCTAGACAACTTGCTTGATGCCGAAGGTTATCAAGCAGTTATCGACGACGAATAA
- the ubiH gene encoding 2-octaprenyl-6-methoxyphenyl hydroxylase, with product MANPNECSDVANITAPLSAAAATEINQVDIAIVGGAMAGATLALGLAQLTKKITKELGQSAEQKPLKIALIEAHKPSDEHPGFDARSIAISHGSIFQLQQLDLWQHLESLATPISNIHVSDRGHFGMTELNSESFHLPYLGQVVELEAVGNKLFSLLEKSDIALYCPNKLQSVEARMDSQLLTLEDGQQIAAKLVVAADGVNSKVRQAFKLPLEQIDFGQSAIITNIHTEQPHQGWAYERFTQTGPLALLPMADSQSDSRLSLVWALPPADAERLLTAPRAEFIEQLQQAFGYRAGRFIDIGNRFSYPLLLSYMPRPIYHRTVFLGNAAQTLHPIAGQGFNLGLRDVVCLIDVIEKELTKLALANSECTNPEGESQPTVDLGSAALTHAYLERRNADRQGTMNSIEFLVRGFSNDHWPLVIGRNLGLRLLSWLPSLKTPVAQKAMGWIQS from the coding sequence ATGGCTAATCCTAACGAATGCTCTGATGTAGCGAACATAACAGCTCCTCTCTCTGCGGCAGCGGCTACTGAGATCAATCAAGTCGACATCGCCATTGTCGGCGGTGCAATGGCGGGGGCAACCTTGGCCTTGGGGCTGGCCCAGCTTACAAAAAAAATTACCAAAGAGCTTGGCCAAAGCGCTGAACAAAAGCCACTTAAAATCGCCTTAATCGAGGCCCACAAGCCAAGTGATGAACACCCAGGGTTTGATGCCCGCTCAATCGCTATCTCCCATGGCTCTATCTTCCAGTTACAGCAGCTAGATCTGTGGCAGCACCTCGAGTCATTGGCAACGCCCATTAGCAATATTCATGTATCAGATCGTGGCCACTTCGGCATGACAGAGCTTAACAGCGAGTCGTTCCATCTGCCGTACTTAGGCCAAGTGGTCGAGCTTGAGGCGGTGGGTAACAAGCTGTTTAGTCTGCTAGAAAAAAGTGATATCGCCCTCTATTGCCCCAATAAGTTGCAAAGTGTCGAGGCGCGCATGGACTCACAACTGCTGACCCTCGAAGATGGCCAGCAGATCGCAGCTAAATTGGTTGTTGCTGCCGATGGCGTTAACTCCAAGGTACGCCAAGCCTTTAAGCTACCACTTGAGCAGATTGATTTTGGCCAGAGCGCGATTATCACCAATATTCACACCGAGCAGCCACATCAAGGCTGGGCCTATGAGCGCTTTACCCAAACCGGCCCATTGGCATTGCTGCCAATGGCAGACAGCCAGAGCGATTCACGCCTCTCTTTAGTGTGGGCATTACCGCCAGCAGATGCCGAGCGACTATTAACCGCACCTAGAGCGGAATTTATTGAGCAACTACAGCAAGCCTTTGGCTATCGAGCCGGGCGCTTTATCGATATCGGCAACCGTTTTAGTTACCCGCTATTGTTATCGTATATGCCACGGCCTATCTACCATCGCACGGTATTTTTGGGCAACGCGGCGCAAACCCTGCATCCGATTGCGGGCCAAGGCTTTAACTTAGGCCTACGCGATGTGGTGTGCTTGATTGACGTTATTGAAAAAGAGTTAACTAAGTTAGCGCTTGCTAACTCAGAATGTACTAACCCAGAAGGTGAGTCACAACCGACTGTCGATCTTGGCAGTGCAGCGTTAACCCATGCCTACCTTGAGCGCCGTAACGCCGACAGGCAAGGCACTATGAACAGTATTGAATTCTTAGTGCGCGGATTTTCAAATGATCATTGGCCATTAGTCATTGGCCGTAACCTTGGGCTGCGATTGCTGTCTTGGTTGCCATCACTTAAAACACCGGTGGCGCAAAAGGCGATGGGCTGGATCCAAAGCTAG